One window from the genome of Streptomyces sp. NBC_00708 encodes:
- a CDS encoding EamA family transporter: MTLPSVLLLLFAVFSSAGGQIMLKHGMKGAAAAAGRDGGSVALRAAGSPWVVLGLVVFAVSALAWMTTLAKVPLSVAYPFNALGYLLIVLAGATVLHERTSLWTWGGSLLVVVGLITVMAGQQG, encoded by the coding sequence TTGACCCTCCCCAGTGTGCTGCTGCTCCTGTTCGCCGTGTTCTCGTCGGCGGGCGGCCAGATCATGCTCAAGCACGGGATGAAGGGGGCCGCGGCCGCCGCCGGCCGGGACGGCGGCTCCGTCGCGCTGCGCGCCGCCGGCAGCCCGTGGGTGGTGCTCGGGCTGGTGGTCTTCGCGGTGTCCGCGCTCGCCTGGATGACGACACTGGCCAAGGTGCCGCTCTCCGTCGCGTACCCCTTCAACGCGCTCGGCTACCTGCTGATCGTGCTGGCCGGGGCGACCGTGCTGCACGAGCGGACCTCGCTGTGGACCTGGGGCGGCTCGCTGCTCGTGGTGGTCGGTCTGATCACGGTGATGGCCGGCCAGCAGGGCTAG
- a CDS encoding bifunctional glycosyltransferase/class I SAM-dependent methyltransferase, producing the protein MKESPSPRIGILVVAYNAETTLEKTLDRIPEDFRSRIDEILILDDASHDATFTAGCRWSQAEGMPRTVVMRHTKNLGYGGNQKAGYALAAEHGLDIIVLLHGDGQYAPELLPEMVAPIERGECEAVFGSRMMTSGSALKGGMPVYKWLGNRILTRLENGLLGSDLTEFHSGYRAYSVAALKQLPIDRNTDAFDFDTQIIVQLLNAGMRIKEIPVPTYYGDEICYVNGMKYAKDVVKDVLEYRLAVKGFGTCPWIPKPVEYAFKEGDGSSHAVILERMRALPPGRVLDLGCSGGLFAERLESLGHEVTGVDYVEVPGVREKCSHFHLANLEEGLPAEAGTGFDYVVAGDVIEHLSRPERILAEAAGALRPGGRLLLSVPNFSHWYSRLRVAVGAFGYDRRGILDETHLRFFTRASLRRTVRAAGYDVLELSSTGAPFWSLLGRGPLAAVLGGASKLLTRVRPTLFGYQHVALLTPHAAETIIAGEHVDVQDILNRQYVPADRVGV; encoded by the coding sequence GTGAAGGAAAGCCCGAGCCCCAGGATCGGCATCCTGGTGGTCGCGTACAACGCGGAGACAACGCTGGAGAAGACCCTCGACCGGATCCCGGAGGACTTCCGGTCGCGGATCGACGAGATCCTCATCCTCGACGACGCGAGCCACGACGCCACGTTCACCGCCGGCTGTCGCTGGTCGCAGGCGGAGGGCATGCCGCGGACCGTGGTGATGCGGCACACCAAGAACCTCGGCTACGGCGGCAACCAGAAGGCCGGTTACGCGCTGGCCGCCGAGCACGGGCTCGACATCATCGTGCTGCTGCACGGCGACGGGCAGTACGCCCCCGAACTGCTCCCCGAGATGGTCGCGCCGATCGAACGCGGCGAGTGCGAAGCGGTGTTCGGGTCGCGGATGATGACGTCCGGCAGCGCGCTCAAGGGCGGCATGCCGGTGTACAAGTGGCTCGGCAACCGCATCCTGACCCGGCTGGAGAACGGGCTGCTCGGCTCGGACCTCACCGAGTTCCACTCCGGCTACCGCGCGTACAGCGTCGCGGCCCTCAAGCAGCTGCCGATCGACCGGAACACCGACGCCTTCGACTTCGACACCCAGATCATCGTGCAGCTGCTGAACGCGGGCATGCGGATCAAGGAGATCCCCGTCCCGACGTACTACGGCGACGAGATCTGCTACGTCAACGGCATGAAGTACGCCAAGGACGTGGTCAAGGACGTCCTCGAATACCGGCTGGCCGTCAAGGGGTTCGGGACCTGCCCCTGGATCCCCAAGCCCGTCGAGTACGCCTTCAAGGAGGGCGACGGCTCCTCGCACGCGGTCATCCTGGAGCGGATGCGCGCGCTGCCGCCCGGCCGGGTCCTGGACCTCGGCTGCTCCGGCGGGCTGTTCGCCGAACGGCTGGAGTCCCTGGGCCACGAGGTGACCGGGGTGGACTACGTCGAGGTGCCGGGCGTCCGCGAGAAGTGCAGCCACTTCCACCTCGCCAACCTGGAGGAGGGGCTGCCCGCCGAGGCCGGCACCGGCTTCGACTACGTGGTGGCCGGTGACGTCATCGAGCACCTCTCCCGCCCCGAGCGCATCCTCGCCGAGGCGGCCGGCGCGCTGCGGCCGGGCGGCCGGCTGCTGCTGTCCGTCCCCAACTTCAGCCACTGGTACTCCCGGCTGCGGGTCGCCGTCGGCGCCTTCGGCTACGACCGCCGGGGCATCCTCGACGAGACGCATCTGCGCTTCTTCACCCGGGCCAGCCTCCGCCGCACCGTGCGCGCCGCCGGTTACGACGTCCTGGAACTCTCCTCCACCGGGGCGCCGTTCTGGTCGCTGCTCGGCCGGGGACCGCTCGCCGCGGTGCTCGGCGGGGCGTCGAAGCTGCTGACCCGCGTCCGGCCGACGCTGTTCGGCTATCAGCACGTCGCGCTGCTCACCCCGCACGCGGCCGAGACGATCATCGCTGGAGAGCACGTCGATGTACAGGACATCCTCAACCGACAGTACGTCCCCGCCGACCGGGTCGGTGTCTGA